A region from the Ciconia boyciana chromosome 1, ASM3463844v1, whole genome shotgun sequence genome encodes:
- the LTA4H gene encoding leukotriene A-4 hydrolase — MAAADPTSFASPSCCLTRHLYLRCRVDFGAQALRGTVALTARAEREALRCLVLDTKDLQVFKVTVNGQDAKFVFGEKHRFKGTPLEITLPFELRRGQEAIVEIAFESSPKSSALQWLTPEQTSGKKHPFLFSQCQATHCRAIFPCQDTPAVKLTYYAEISVPKELVALMSANRNGEMPDPEDSCWKIYHFSQNVPIPCYLIALVVGALESRKIGPRTLVWAEKELVDKSAYEFAEAEAMLKTAEDLAGPYVWGRYDLLVLPPSFPYGGMENPCLTFVTPTLLAGDRSLSNVIAHEISHSWTGNLVTNKTWEHFWLNEGHTVYLERRIGGRLFGEQFRHFQALGGWRELQNTINTLGDKNPVTNLIPSLNEVDPDAAYSSVPYEKGFALLFHLEQLLGGPDVFIGFLKAYIQQFAYKSIVTEDWKQFLYSYFKDKVDVLDKVDWNSWFHAPGMPPVKPTYDMTLANACVALSQRWIKAEECDLDSFSSADLKDMSSHQLIEFLALLLLEAPLPVSHVKRMQQVYDFNAINNSEIRFRWLRLCIKSKWEEAIPLALKMATDQGRMKFTRPLFRDLYSFDKSRDLAVKTFLEHRASMHPVTSMLVGKDLKQDQ; from the exons ATGGCGGCGGCGGACCCCACCTCCTTCGCTTCGCCCTCCTGTTGCCTCACGCGGCACCTCTACCTGCGCTGCCGTGTGGACTTCGGCGCGCAGGCGCTGCGGGGCACGGTGGCCCTCACCGCGCGCGCCGAGCGCGAGGCGCTGCGTTGCCTG GTCTTGGATACAAAAGACCTACAGGTATTTAAAGTGACCGTAAATGGACAGGATGCAAAGTTTGTTTTTGGAGAAAAGCACCGTTTCAAGGGGACTCCCCTGGAAATCACGCTTCCTTTCGAACTAAGAAG GGGACAAGAAGCAATTGTTGAAATAGCTTTTGAAAGCTCTCCAAAGTCTTCAGCTCTCCAATGGCTTACTCCAGAGCAAACTTCTGGAAAGAAACATCCATTTCTCTTCAGCCAGTGTCAG gcTACCCACTGCAGAGCCATCTTTCCATGCCAAGACACACCTGCTGTGAAACTAACCTACTATGCAGAG ATATCCGTTCCTAAAGAGTTGGTGGCTCTTATGAGTGCTAATCGCAATGGAGAGATGCCTGACCCAGAGGACAGCTGTTGGAAGATATACCATTTCAGTCAGAAC GTTCCCATACCTTGCTACTTGATTGCTTTAGTGGTTGGAGCTTTAGAAAGCAG AAAGATTGGCCCAAGAACACTGGTGTGGGCTGAAAAGGAGCTAGTGGATAAATCAGCCTATGAATTTGCTGAG GCTGAAGCtatgctgaaaacagcagaagattTAGCAGGACCCTATGTATGGGGACGGTATGATTTGTTAGTCTTACCACCTTCTTTTCCTTACGGTGGTATGGAGAATCCTTGTCTTACTTTTGTAACTCCAACATTATTG gcaggTGATCGATCTCTATCAAAT gttATTGCTCATGAAATCTCTCACAGCTGGACAGGAAACTTGGTAACAAACAAAACATGGGAGCATTTTTG GCTGAATGAGGGACATACTGTGTACCTGGAACGCAGGATTGGCGGTCGGTTGTTTGGTGAGCAGTTCAGGCACTTTCAAGCCCTAGGAGGTTGGAGGGAACTGCAGAATACg ATAAATACTCTTGGAGATAAAAATCCTGTAACTAACCTCATCCCTAGTCTGAATGAAGTAGATCCTGATGCTGCCTATTCATCTGTTCCATATGAGaaaggctttgctttgctttttcacctTGAACAACTTCTTGGAGGACCAG ATGTCTTCATTGGCTTCTTGAAGGCTTACATTCAGCAGTTTGCTTATAAGAGCATAGTAACGGAGGACTGGAAGCAGTTCTTGTACTCCTACTTCAAGGATAAG GTAGACGTTCTTGATAAAGTTGATTGGAACTCCTGGTTTCATGCTCCAGGAATGCCGCCAGTGAAGCCTAC gTATGATATGACACTAGCAAATGCTTGTGTTGCCTTGAGCCAAAGATGGATCAAA GCAGAAGAGTGTGATTTGGACTCATTCAGCTCAGCAGACCTGAAGGATATGTCATCTCATCAGTTGATTGAGTTCCTGGCACTGTTGCTTCTGGAG gcTCCTCTTCCAGTGTCACATGTTAAACGAATGCAGCAAGTATATGACTTCAATGCTATAAACAATTCTGAAATAAGATTCAG ATGGCTGCGCCTCTGCATCAAGTCCAAGTGGGAAGAAGCTATTCCTCTGGCTCTAAAAATGGCAACAGATCAGGGCAGGATGAAGTTTACGCGACCCTTGTTCAG ggACCTTTACAGTTTTGACAAGTCTCGAGATCTGGCTGTCAAGACGTTTCTGGAGCATAGAGCCTCTATGCACCCAGTCACTTCAATGCTTGTGGGCAAAGACTTGAAACAGGATCAGTGA